In a single window of the Mucilaginibacter defluvii genome:
- a CDS encoding CshA/CshB family fibrillar adhesin-related protein — MRKLYLFKIFVLLLAIFFYSDKARAQYAIGGEAGTSLVNSVYWLTWDKTLTGSTLITSPSGSSAQNITNGNYVWQFSPTVQIRATISDLVTSGNQPMQAYTPGSYASDGLDLLYSGNNRPKPDSRGVEASAVVTPYGGTATFDIDIKVFILINGVWTDVAYPGMIIGDAESIDAGGEFITANTPNPIAWQLLNKRTQNNAADDEYKMQLSNSGRSFRLFANLPPGNFGVQAVMFARGARNLNNVSMKGSGLTAMAIGFVLPFDLGDDPLGYGNTGHYMENFQITDYFNGDGTFAVVNYPTTPLIASASVYIGENNVDADGEPEGTVDADGDNNTGNDDENTINPANLPVVKVNQAGNIVFNVPVTNTKNVPAALRIWLDFDGNGLFEADELVSATIPPNTTNQNYTLTFPNAQFASKIKVGILYSRIRITTTNLIDNPSTVVDERSTSFAADGETEDYRLKDITGITISGTVFNDGNGGSNGSISGTPLQQVSGSPLYAYLVDASTNKVVQKVAVSSTGTYSIANNNNGTYTVAISTNDVDTGAILAAVAPNLPVNWKPSGEAYGTNNVAGNGIETGTPNLQISVSTPGTSLDIAGVNFALNQIPVAAADSAITTAGVAVTLNTPANDTDADGTINPAQVFLVDPIDNTQKRTVTVAGQGTYVTNTTTGRVTFTPVASFAGKAIPLSYTIRDNYGSESLPSLISVIVKPTGRNDADTTAIGTPVTTIVKANDGTDATATTVTATNGARGTTTVDAQGRVVYTPDAGYAGTDIYTYILTTADGIASDPITVTIYITPNGVNDEAITNINTPVITNVKANDGAAAAGATVTPTAGAHGTTTVDAQGNVIYTPANGYVGRDVYTYTLTRDGIVSAPITVDVTVRPVPVNDTDITPVNTSVTTTVKANDGPSGVGTTVTSTNGQNGFTTVNAQGQVVYTPISGYTGVDTYTYTLTTPDGVVSDPVTVTITIYSASVNLTKRANNTGSKAGDVINYSLIVTNTGQTPLTNLVVTDVGADAGSISPASIPTLAAGASRTVTARHTLTQVDINNRSFSNQASVSGTDQTGRPVSDTRSDDPTTPAADDPTVVTITPVGAISLEKTGVFTANYITYTFTITNTGDATLTNVTLTDTNLGLTNTVVNIPAGGLIPGGTATLTFRYTLTQADKEAGKVTNNASVSSTDPVGNIVNDNATVDVPVDPAPIAVNDNASTQRNTPVIIDVDRNDLPGNSSFDQQSIEILTQPKNGTVQVGADGTVTYTPNDGYTGTDSFTYRIKDLYGYYTNPATVNLTINANAPFKIPTLFTPNGDGINDVFEIRGLEQYSQNKLSIINRWGNEVYKATNYQNNWAGTGLNEGTYYYILQVQDSMGKWNVYKGYITLMRSLKK; from the coding sequence ATGAGAAAACTATACCTATTCAAAATTTTCGTACTACTATTAGCTATATTTTTTTATAGCGATAAAGCGCGAGCCCAATATGCCATTGGTGGCGAAGCCGGCACCAGCCTTGTAAACTCTGTGTACTGGCTCACCTGGGATAAAACGCTCACCGGAAGTACGCTGATAACATCACCAAGTGGCTCAAGCGCTCAAAATATTACCAACGGTAATTATGTTTGGCAATTTTCGCCTACGGTGCAAATCAGAGCAACGATCAGTGACCTGGTTACCAGCGGCAACCAGCCCATGCAGGCTTACACACCGGGTAGCTACGCCAGCGATGGGCTCGACCTGCTATACTCGGGCAATAACCGCCCCAAGCCCGACTCAAGAGGTGTTGAAGCCTCGGCAGTGGTAACGCCCTACGGCGGCACCGCAACGTTTGATATTGATATTAAAGTTTTCATTCTCATCAATGGCGTATGGACAGACGTAGCATATCCGGGTATGATAATCGGCGACGCCGAATCTATTGATGCAGGAGGCGAATTTATAACAGCCAATACGCCCAACCCGATTGCCTGGCAACTGCTTAACAAGCGCACCCAAAACAATGCTGCTGATGATGAGTATAAAATGCAGTTGAGCAATTCCGGCCGGTCATTCCGTCTATTTGCCAACCTTCCGCCCGGAAACTTTGGCGTGCAGGCGGTTATGTTCGCTCGTGGCGCCCGCAACCTCAACAATGTAAGTATGAAGGGGTCAGGCCTTACGGCCATGGCCATCGGTTTTGTTTTGCCTTTTGATTTGGGCGATGATCCGTTGGGTTACGGCAACACGGGGCATTACATGGAGAACTTCCAGATAACGGATTACTTTAACGGTGACGGTACTTTCGCGGTTGTAAATTATCCTACTACACCTTTAATAGCAAGCGCTTCAGTCTATATAGGCGAAAACAATGTGGACGCCGATGGCGAGCCTGAAGGCACCGTTGACGCGGATGGTGATAACAACACCGGCAATGATGATGAAAACACCATAAACCCGGCAAATTTACCGGTGGTAAAAGTAAATCAGGCTGGTAACATCGTTTTTAATGTGCCGGTAACTAACACTAAAAATGTGCCGGCCGCTTTGCGTATCTGGCTCGATTTTGACGGTAACGGCTTATTTGAAGCCGATGAGCTGGTAAGCGCTACCATTCCGCCTAATACAACAAATCAAAATTATACGCTTACTTTCCCTAATGCACAGTTTGCCTCAAAAATAAAGGTTGGTATACTTTATTCGCGTATTCGTATCACCACAACAAACCTGATTGATAATCCATCAACAGTAGTAGACGAGCGTAGCACCTCCTTTGCAGCTGATGGGGAAACAGAAGATTACCGGTTGAAAGATATAACAGGTATCACCATATCGGGTACTGTTTTTAATGACGGAAATGGTGGCAGCAATGGCTCCATATCAGGTACGCCCTTGCAGCAGGTGTCGGGTTCGCCATTATACGCTTATCTGGTTGATGCTTCCACCAACAAAGTAGTGCAAAAAGTTGCGGTTAGCAGCACCGGTACGTACAGTATTGCGAATAACAATAACGGCACCTACACCGTGGCCATATCAACTAACGATGTGGACACCGGCGCCATATTAGCCGCGGTGGCGCCAAACCTGCCCGTTAACTGGAAACCATCCGGCGAGGCATACGGCACAAATAACGTAGCCGGAAACGGTATTGAAACCGGAACCCCTAATCTGCAGATCAGCGTGAGTACACCGGGTACGAGCCTTGATATAGCGGGGGTGAACTTTGCGCTCAACCAAATTCCTGTCGCAGCTGCTGACTCAGCTATTACAACAGCCGGCGTGGCCGTTACGCTTAACACTCCGGCTAACGATACTGACGCTGATGGAACGATCAACCCCGCGCAGGTATTCCTCGTTGACCCGATAGATAATACCCAAAAGAGGACTGTAACCGTAGCCGGGCAGGGAACTTACGTTACCAACACTACAACCGGCAGGGTAACCTTCACGCCGGTGGCTTCATTCGCGGGTAAGGCTATCCCACTTTCATATACCATTCGCGATAATTATGGCTCGGAGAGCTTGCCTTCACTTATATCAGTAATTGTGAAACCAACCGGCAGGAATGACGCTGATACCACAGCAATTGGCACTCCGGTAACAACGATAGTAAAAGCTAATGATGGCACTGATGCTACAGCCACTACCGTAACCGCCACTAACGGTGCGCGCGGCACTACAACCGTAGACGCGCAAGGACGCGTTGTCTATACACCTGATGCCGGTTATGCGGGCACTGATATCTATACCTATATTTTAACTACTGCAGACGGTATTGCCTCTGACCCGATAACAGTTACTATCTACATTACACCCAATGGGGTTAACGACGAAGCCATAACTAATATCAATACGCCGGTTATCACAAATGTGAAAGCGAATGACGGGGCGGCGGCGGCTGGCGCTACGGTAACGCCGACCGCAGGCGCACATGGCACCACAACCGTAGACGCCCAGGGCAATGTAATATATACGCCAGCTAACGGTTATGTTGGGCGAGACGTTTACACTTACACACTTACCCGCGATGGCATAGTTTCGGCACCAATAACAGTTGATGTAACTGTTAGGCCGGTGCCGGTTAATGATACCGACATTACACCGGTTAATACCAGCGTTACAACAACAGTAAAAGCAAACGACGGCCCAAGCGGCGTTGGTACTACGGTTACCAGTACTAATGGCCAAAACGGATTTACTACGGTTAACGCGCAAGGGCAGGTTGTTTATACACCTATTTCCGGCTATACTGGCGTTGATACTTACACTTATACACTCACTACGCCGGATGGTGTAGTGTCCGATCCGGTTACGGTAACAATTACCATATATTCGGCGAGCGTAAATTTAACCAAAAGGGCAAACAATACTGGCAGTAAAGCCGGCGACGTTATTAACTACAGCTTAATTGTAACTAATACCGGCCAAACGCCGCTTACCAACCTGGTTGTTACTGATGTTGGCGCTGATGCGGGCAGTATTTCCCCGGCCAGCATACCTACATTGGCCGCAGGTGCATCACGTACGGTAACGGCAAGGCATACGCTTACACAGGTCGACATAAATAACCGCAGTTTCAGTAATCAGGCCAGCGTAAGCGGTACAGATCAAACCGGCAGGCCGGTGAGTGACACCCGCTCTGATGACCCGACAACACCGGCTGCTGATGACCCGACCGTCGTGACCATTACTCCGGTTGGCGCCATATCACTTGAAAAAACGGGCGTATTTACAGCGAACTATATCACCTATACTTTTACCATTACTAATACGGGTGACGCAACGCTAACTAATGTTACACTTACTGATACCAATCTTGGACTGACCAATACTGTTGTAAATATACCGGCAGGTGGATTGATACCTGGCGGTACAGCTACTTTAACTTTCAGATATACGCTTACTCAGGCCGATAAAGAAGCAGGTAAGGTAACCAACAACGCCTCAGTAAGCAGCACTGACCCTGTTGGAAACATAGTTAACGACAACGCGACCGTTGATGTTCCGGTTGATCCGGCGCCGATAGCGGTGAACGACAATGCATCAACACAAAGAAACACGCCGGTTATAATTGATGTTGACCGCAATGACCTGCCGGGCAATTCAAGCTTCGATCAGCAATCTATTGAGATACTTACACAACCGAAAAACGGCACGGTACAGGTAGGCGCTGATGGCACCGTTACTTACACGCCAAACGATGGTTATACAGGTACCGACTCATTTACTTATCGTATTAAAGATCTCTACGGTTACTACACCAACCCGGCAACGGTTAACCTCACCATTAACGCCAACGCGCCGTTTAAAATACCAACGTTATTTACGCCAAACGGCGATGGAATTAACGACGTGTTTGAGATACGTGGCCTTGAGCAATATAGCCAGAACAAACTATCCATTATAAACCGTTGGGGCAACGAGGTTTATAAGGCTACCAATTATCAGAATAACTGGGCGGGTACCGGTTTAAATGAGGGTACCTACTATTACATACTGCAGGTTCAGGATAGCATGGGCAAGTGGAATGTGTATAAAGGTTACATCACATTAATGCGGAGTTTAAAAAAATAA
- a CDS encoding type IX secretion system membrane protein PorP/SprF, producing MKRFLTILILLINTGILYAQQDAQQSQYMFNGIYINPAYAGYKEILNLHAYYRAQWTGVEGSPRSMSLAVDATANNGNVGLAFQVASDKLGAQEYLSAYANYAYRLRMNEDGSSRLAFGLGAGIMQLGMNGSKLNPNDPEPDMFTGTQSTIVPDARLGVYYSDNKFYAGLSADNLVAQHINVRKDGYIAQPKAHYYLTGGMLFPLNQDIMVKPSFLLKDDRGGPTSLDINAFILLGEKLWLGGSYRTGVKLYDKSYLQNDLTPLNSITAAAEFFPNPYLRIGYGYDFSIGPLRGYDGGTHEISIGIYFKTKQSRMLTPRYF from the coding sequence ATGAAAAGATTTTTAACCATATTAATATTACTCATAAATACCGGCATACTTTACGCGCAACAGGATGCACAACAAAGCCAGTATATGTTTAATGGTATCTACATCAACCCGGCATACGCCGGTTATAAGGAGATACTGAACCTGCACGCTTACTACCGTGCACAATGGACGGGTGTTGAAGGTTCGCCGCGCAGCATGTCATTAGCCGTTGATGCTACCGCCAATAACGGCAACGTGGGTTTGGCTTTCCAGGTGGCGAGCGACAAGCTTGGCGCTCAGGAGTACCTTTCGGCATATGCAAATTATGCCTATCGCTTACGCATGAACGAAGATGGCAGTTCGAGGTTAGCTTTCGGTTTAGGCGCCGGCATAATGCAGTTGGGTATGAATGGCTCAAAACTAAACCCGAACGACCCGGAGCCTGATATGTTTACCGGTACGCAAAGTACCATTGTGCCCGATGCTCGCTTGGGTGTTTACTACTCCGACAATAAATTTTACGCAGGGCTTTCTGCAGACAACCTGGTAGCCCAGCATATTAACGTACGTAAGGATGGTTATATAGCGCAGCCTAAAGCGCACTATTACCTCACCGGCGGTATGTTATTTCCGTTGAATCAAGACATTATGGTGAAGCCGAGTTTTTTGTTAAAAGATGACCGGGGCGGGCCTACCAGTTTGGATATTAATGCCTTCATTTTACTTGGCGAGAAGCTATGGCTCGGTGGATCTTACCGTACCGGGGTAAAGTTGTATGACAAGAGTTATCTGCAAAATGACCTGACGCCGCTAAACTCGATTACAGCCGCCGCAGAGTTTTTCCCTAATCCTTATCTGCGTATAGGCTATGGTTACGATTTTTCGATCGGCCCGCTTCGCGGATATGATGGCGGCACGCATGAGATATCAATCGGTATCTACTTTAAAACCAAACAAAGCCGGATGTTAACGCCAAGATATTTTTAA
- the eutC gene encoding ethanolamine ammonia-lyase subunit EutC — protein sequence MSDELDKRTLWDKLKEYTSARIAIGRTGSSIPVQNLLEFKLAHAHARDAVYSMLDIDVLLNELAKHELPILNLKSRAVHREQYLQRPDLGRLIDESSNETLLTHKGRYDIVIIIVDGLSATAIQQNADQLLNAVIPMFKAVKFTLAPICIVEQGRVAIGDDISAALNAKLSLVLIGERPGLSAADSMGAYITFSPKPGLTDDSRNCISNIRAKGLPVQLAAEKIFHLIRQAFRRQLSGVQLKDDADERYFP from the coding sequence ATGAGCGACGAGTTAGATAAACGAACCCTGTGGGATAAGCTTAAAGAATACACCTCGGCACGCATTGCCATTGGCCGCACGGGTAGCAGCATACCGGTACAAAATTTACTGGAATTTAAGCTGGCGCATGCCCACGCACGGGATGCCGTTTATTCAATGCTTGATATAGATGTACTGCTTAATGAATTAGCTAAGCATGAATTGCCCATACTGAACCTTAAAAGCCGCGCAGTACATCGTGAGCAGTACTTGCAACGGCCTGATTTGGGCAGACTAATAGACGAATCATCAAATGAGACACTGCTTACGCACAAGGGCAGATATGATATAGTAATAATTATTGTGGATGGACTGTCGGCAACAGCTATACAACAAAACGCTGATCAATTGTTGAATGCGGTTATACCAATGTTCAAAGCTGTAAAATTTACTTTAGCGCCGATATGCATTGTTGAGCAGGGCAGGGTGGCCATTGGCGATGATATTAGCGCAGCACTTAACGCAAAGTTATCGCTTGTGCTTATCGGAGAACGCCCGGGCCTGAGCGCGGCTGATAGCATGGGCGCATATATTACCTTTTCACCAAAACCGGGATTGACCGATGACAGCCGGAACTGCATCTCTAACATCCGCGCAAAAGGATTACCTGTGCAATTGGCAGCTGAAAAGATTTTTCACCTTATAAGGCAAGCATTTCGCAGGCAGTTATCAGGCGTGCAGCTTAAGGATGACGCAGACGAGCGTTATTTTCCCTGA
- a CDS encoding ethanolamine ammonia-lyase subunit EutB: MTICCKHRQHQNFKMSYRYTINNKVYRFNSLKDLLAKASPYRSGDVLAGVAAQTYEERVAAQIALSDVYLKDFLNEAIIPYELDDVTRLIIDSHDAEAFRLISHLTVGGFRDWLLRDEIDIVIFRQIAPGITPEMAAAVSKLMRNQDLIAVASKCEVVTKFRNTIGLKGRFSTRLQPNHPTDDARGITASIIDGLLYGSGDAVIGINPATDSPTINANLLNLMDELRQRFDIPVQTCVLNHITTTIALMESGAPVDLCFQSIGGTELTNRSFGISLTLIEEAYQAALALNRGTIGQNVMYFETGQGSALSANANHGADQQTCEARAYAIARKFNPLLVNTVVGFIGPEYLYDGKQIIRAALEDHFCGKLLGLPMGVDICYTNHAEADQDDMDNLLTLLGVAGCNFIMGIPGSDDIMLNYQSTSFHDALYIRKMLGLKPAPEFEAWLLKHNIIDERGMLISDSGNRLLKAANL; this comes from the coding sequence ATGACGATATGCTGCAAGCATCGTCAACACCAAAACTTTAAAATGAGCTACCGGTATACCATAAATAATAAAGTTTACCGGTTTAACAGCCTGAAGGATTTGCTGGCCAAAGCATCGCCTTACCGCAGCGGTGATGTACTGGCTGGCGTTGCTGCCCAAACATACGAAGAACGCGTGGCTGCGCAAATTGCCCTTAGCGACGTCTATCTTAAAGATTTTTTGAATGAGGCGATCATTCCATATGAGTTGGATGATGTGACGCGGCTAATTATAGATAGTCATGATGCAGAAGCGTTCCGATTAATCAGTCATTTAACCGTCGGAGGCTTTAGGGATTGGCTGTTAAGGGATGAAATTGATATTGTGATTTTCCGGCAGATTGCGCCTGGTATTACCCCGGAAATGGCAGCAGCAGTATCAAAATTGATGCGCAATCAGGATTTAATTGCGGTGGCAAGCAAATGCGAGGTTGTTACCAAGTTTCGTAACACAATAGGGTTAAAAGGCCGTTTTTCAACCCGTTTGCAACCTAATCACCCAACTGATGACGCGCGTGGCATCACGGCCAGCATAATCGATGGTTTACTATATGGAAGCGGCGATGCGGTTATCGGTATTAATCCGGCTACGGACAGCCCCACAATAAACGCCAACCTGCTCAACCTGATGGATGAGTTACGCCAGCGTTTTGATATACCAGTACAAACCTGCGTGCTTAACCATATTACAACAACCATAGCTTTAATGGAAAGCGGAGCGCCGGTTGATCTGTGTTTTCAATCCATCGGTGGTACGGAGTTAACAAACAGGAGTTTTGGTATAAGCCTCACACTTATCGAAGAAGCTTATCAAGCGGCGCTTGCGTTAAATCGCGGCACTATTGGCCAAAACGTGATGTATTTTGAAACCGGGCAGGGCAGCGCGCTGTCAGCCAATGCCAATCATGGCGCAGACCAGCAAACCTGCGAGGCCCGTGCCTATGCAATCGCTCGTAAGTTTAATCCGCTGTTGGTAAACACCGTTGTGGGATTTATTGGCCCTGAATATTTATATGACGGTAAGCAGATTATCCGTGCAGCGCTCGAAGACCATTTTTGCGGTAAACTGCTCGGCCTGCCGATGGGTGTTGATATTTGTTATACCAACCATGCCGAAGCCGATCAGGACGATATGGATAACCTATTGACTTTATTGGGCGTAGCCGGTTGTAATTTTATTATGGGTATCCCAGGCTCTGACGATATTATGCTGAATTATCAGTCCACCTCTTTTCATGACGCGCTTTACATCCGTAAGATGCTCGGGCTAAAGCCGGCACCGGAGTTTGAAGCGTGGCTGCTAAAGCATAATATTATAGATGAGCGGGGAATGCTGATATCAGATAGCGGAAACCGTTTGCTAAAGGCTGCCAACTTATGA
- the eat gene encoding ethanolamine permease, whose protein sequence is MEQSGSAQLKRVLKPLHLWAIAVGLVISGEYFGWNYGWREAGTVGFLITTAVVTLMYVTFIFSYTELTTAIPHAGGAFAYAYRAMGPFGGLIAGYATLVEFLFATPGIAFALGSYLHFLYPDLSILGSALFFNVVFILINISGVKESAAFSVFITLLAVAELLLFMGIVAPSFKMENYLANSTPLNLGSMLAALPFAVWFYLAIEGVAQVAEEVEQPKRNIPKGYISAMLTLVLLAIGVMVLTGGVTDWRKLSNLDYPLPEAIAIVLGRGSGWTKIFASIGLFGLIASFHGTILASSRQVFAMSRSGYLPKPLSTINNRFKTPHWAIVAGGVVSAIALFTGTTSQIIILSVMGAVLMYMVSMASLFMLRKKEPQLERPFKSPMYPVFPAIALIISAICLLTIMYFNLIISIIFVAGLLLSLAIFVMMGKHKIKITHDDMLQASSTPKL, encoded by the coding sequence ATGGAGCAATCCGGATCAGCGCAACTAAAAAGGGTGTTAAAGCCTTTACACCTGTGGGCAATAGCCGTAGGCCTGGTTATATCCGGAGAATATTTTGGCTGGAATTATGGCTGGCGCGAAGCAGGCACTGTAGGGTTTTTAATAACCACCGCGGTAGTTACGCTAATGTATGTAACCTTTATTTTTAGTTATACCGAACTTACAACCGCCATACCACATGCCGGCGGCGCATTTGCTTATGCTTACCGGGCTATGGGGCCATTCGGTGGTTTAATAGCAGGTTATGCTACTTTAGTAGAATTTCTGTTCGCTACGCCGGGCATTGCCTTTGCATTAGGCAGCTACCTGCATTTTCTATATCCGGATTTATCCATTTTAGGTTCTGCTTTGTTTTTTAATGTGGTATTTATATTGATTAACATATCAGGCGTAAAAGAATCGGCGGCTTTTTCCGTGTTTATCACATTGCTGGCTGTTGCAGAGTTGCTTTTGTTTATGGGGATAGTGGCGCCATCTTTCAAAATGGAAAATTATCTGGCTAACTCCACACCATTAAACCTGGGCAGCATGTTGGCTGCCTTGCCGTTTGCCGTTTGGTTTTATTTAGCCATTGAAGGCGTGGCCCAAGTGGCCGAAGAAGTTGAACAGCCCAAACGCAATATACCCAAAGGATATATTTCGGCCATGCTTACATTGGTGCTGTTGGCAATAGGTGTAATGGTTTTAACGGGCGGCGTAACAGATTGGCGTAAATTGAGCAACCTTGATTATCCGCTTCCGGAAGCTATCGCCATTGTTTTGGGACGGGGTAGTGGCTGGACTAAAATATTTGCCAGCATCGGTTTGTTTGGTTTGATCGCCTCATTTCATGGTACCATATTGGCATCGTCAAGGCAGGTGTTCGCCATGTCGCGCAGCGGGTATTTGCCCAAACCGTTATCAACGATAAACAACAGGTTTAAAACGCCGCACTGGGCAATTGTAGCCGGTGGGGTAGTAAGCGCCATCGCCCTGTTTACGGGTACTACCAGCCAGATCATCATTCTATCAGTAATGGGCGCGGTGCTGATGTACATGGTTAGCATGGCGAGCTTATTTATGCTGCGCAAAAAGGAGCCACAGTTGGAGCGGCCGTTTAAGTCGCCCATGTACCCTGTTTTTCCGGCAATTGCACTAATAATATCCGCAATTTGTTTGCTTACTATTATGTATTTTAACCTCATCATAAGCATCATTTTTGTAGCGGGACTATTGCTATCCCTGGCAATATTTGTGATGATGGGTAAGCACAAAATTAAAATCACACATGACGATATGCTGCAAGCATCGTCAACACCAAAACTTTAA
- a CDS encoding OmpA family protein, translating to MKRALTQIGLFTALLFSVELASAQNVLKQADEQYNLYNYKKAAELYLDAYKRDSSSLHIVERLANSYRMLHDYLEAEVWYEKTVIMPESNNGNIYRYAEVLKNNGKYAEAKRQFGKYYASDKVIDKTQLKFWTDACDSALKWMKNPTPVQIKNEQLLNSTYADWGARSYNDQLFFVSDRESRFTRNIIKDDEPFFKFDGAKAPDKRQYGWTGNGYLHLYESAGADSGRLFPIVNNVAYHTGPASFTADGNEMYYTITRVPRNWSKDLSGIKTFRLEIYSSKKDAEGKWMKPVAFKFNNEKKYSVGDPFISPDGNTLYFVSDMPGGMGATDIYYCVKDEAGNWQMPVNLQSINTSGSERTPFIDNEGNLYFSTDGLIGMGGLDVFRAFKTRDFTFAKAENLQYPTNSPRDDFSYVIYNGRTGYLSSNRLGGVGSDDIYSFNQQPELNLRLEGTVYEKGTRKPLYNAKVGLSGGGIVITNNTGYYSFGIKQNSNYSLRAEKQGYLSDNEQVNTSGLTSSQTLKKDLYLEKIVLNKAIRLENIYYDFDRWEIRPDAALELDKLIKILRDNPTIQIELGSHTDSRGDDDYNMDLSRKRANAAVDYILDNGNIDEGRIIARGYGETRLLNRCKNGVKCSDADHQLNRRTEFTIIKM from the coding sequence ATGAAAAGAGCATTAACCCAAATCGGACTTTTTACAGCGCTGCTTTTCAGTGTTGAGCTTGCCAGTGCGCAAAACGTATTAAAGCAGGCCGATGAACAATATAACCTGTATAACTACAAAAAGGCAGCTGAACTATATTTAGACGCCTATAAGCGCGATTCGTCATCGCTGCATATTGTGGAGCGTCTGGCTAATTCATACCGCATGCTGCATGATTACCTCGAGGCCGAAGTTTGGTATGAAAAAACGGTTATTATGCCCGAAAGTAATAACGGCAACATTTACCGTTATGCCGAAGTGCTAAAAAATAATGGCAAATATGCCGAAGCCAAACGCCAGTTTGGAAAATATTATGCGTCAGACAAGGTAATTGATAAAACGCAGCTTAAATTCTGGACGGACGCTTGCGACTCGGCGCTAAAATGGATGAAGAACCCGACACCTGTTCAAATAAAAAATGAACAGTTGTTAAATAGTACGTACGCTGATTGGGGGGCACGCAGTTATAACGATCAACTGTTTTTTGTATCAGACCGCGAAAGCCGTTTTACCAGGAATATTATTAAGGATGATGAACCCTTTTTTAAATTCGACGGCGCCAAAGCGCCTGATAAAAGGCAATACGGTTGGACAGGTAATGGCTATCTTCACTTGTACGAATCTGCCGGGGCGGATAGCGGTCGCTTATTTCCGATAGTGAATAACGTGGCTTATCACACAGGACCTGCCTCGTTCACCGCTGACGGAAATGAGATGTATTACACTATTACGCGCGTACCGCGTAACTGGAGTAAGGATCTGTCGGGCATTAAAACATTCAGACTTGAGATATACTCCAGTAAAAAAGATGCTGAAGGAAAATGGATGAAACCGGTAGCCTTTAAGTTTAATAATGAGAAGAAATATTCGGTGGGTGATCCATTTATATCTCCTGACGGAAATACGCTCTACTTCGTATCAGACATGCCGGGCGGAATGGGCGCTACAGATATTTATTATTGCGTAAAAGATGAAGCAGGTAACTGGCAGATGCCCGTTAACCTGCAAAGCATAAATACATCAGGCAGCGAGCGTACGCCATTTATCGATAATGAAGGTAACTTGTATTTTTCGACAGATGGCTTGATTGGTATGGGCGGGCTCGACGTTTTTCGGGCCTTTAAAACACGTGATTTCACTTTTGCTAAAGCGGAGAACCTGCAATATCCAACTAACTCACCGCGCGATGATTTTTCGTATGTAATTTATAATGGCCGTACCGGTTACCTGTCTTCAAACCGTTTAGGTGGAGTAGGAAGTGATGATATTTATAGCTTTAACCAACAACCGGAACTTAACTTACGTTTAGAAGGCACCGTTTACGAAAAAGGTACACGCAAGCCTTTATACAACGCTAAAGTAGGCTTGAGTGGAGGCGGTATTGTTATTACCAACAATACCGGTTACTATAGCTTTGGCATCAAACAAAACAGCAATTATAGCCTGCGTGCAGAAAAGCAGGGATATTTGAGCGATAATGAGCAAGTAAACACAAGCGGACTGACCAGTTCGCAAACGTTAAAAAAGGATCTTTACCTGGAAAAAATAGTATTAAATAAAGCCATCCGGCTCGAGAATATTTATTATGATTTTGACAGGTGGGAGATAAGGCCAGACGCGGCGCTTGAGCTGGATAAACTGATCAAAATATTGCGGGACAACCCGACCATACAGATAGAATTAGGTTCGCATACGGATAGCAGGGGCGATGATGATTACAACATGGACTTATCGCGTAAGCGCGCTAATGCAGCGGTAGACTATATTTTAGATAATGGCAATATTGATGAAGGACGGATAATTGCCCGCGGCTATGGCGAAACCCGCTTGCTCAACCGCTGTAAAAACGGCGTGAAATGCAGCGATGCGGATCATCAGCTTAACCGTCGCACTGAATTTACTATCATCAAAATGTAA